A single uncultured Methanolobus sp. DNA region contains:
- a CDS encoding PGF-pre-PGF domain-containing protein yields MLAGNAMAETITVDWNGTGDYTSIQDAINNSNPGDSILVLSGNYNENLLIDKALSIASEPGNPETVTIRPIDNQSYAIFINSEDVVLSGFTVTGADSSKAVFLYESSGCLIENNIVESNKYGIYLNNSDNNEVVNNTLRSNTLIGLCLFESNDNKIKSTNSSDDFIGFDFVKSCNNTVIDNYLQGDKIYGIYFHESSHNNSVINNSVIHTYYYEILSSSVSVQRILTSNYYNSDEFELFTKEIEIISNENDTEDNNNLLSSSSSSPYITSSMAVASGNGLYMSHNNTGNLITGNIIINSYYYGININSGSSGNIFYNNYLSNDVNLALNSNGTNIWNIDKTAGENIVGGPYIGGNCWANPSGTGFSQTHLDNDEDGICDENYTINAYNVDYLPLYIDEKTDCMESTIYSGIDLYDVIQKYGIYRFDSDKNTTLKCLEFNSSNFEGFYENGNNTSTETIRIYEDADLIDSTIPVKALEYKSTMHLKDFNATLDDYPYDGYYALNLFGEQYVSLSADSPYMITRLLLDNNNTYTVSTGESIDLGEGYTFRIIMFDVTGEKIWVELDKSNEFIESGIMDLTEPNGTTWWCGLDINYEDEVVVFGVHALKNNSSSITIDGLWLTDCEHILLMECGDEFGNLEVQTIDSNSVSMRNYIPRSLERDTTVGIVNDISFDVLNTNNFSFQLIKGLENEFTTNSTPISSIYEPQSSLYFKGDVIDFEGTGFDFDGNITAYEWTSSIDGHLSDMRSFSTDNLTVGNHTIYFSVQDDSGKWSDDKSTSLVVGNINISINTTFESQFGGKMRNADVSGNYSCVAQGQNIIIVDISDPSNPREVSRLPTSTTVEIVELVGNYAYIADNDLLIVNISNPNSPIIESNYSIESPITDVFISDIYAYVAFYDGLEILDISDPALPITVGNYTVPSYSVSVNENYAYVYSGWKDNFSIINISNPASPSMESFCNFPYHTQEIFVYGNYSYVAAGDDGLIIVNIGNPMFPEIIGICDTINDASDVSVLGNYAYVADKSNGLLTIDVSNPTKPTLISSYESLYSSGLLSIDISGNYAYSADNNYGCVVFDISNPTSPEFAGKYDTVVNLWNVVVSGDYAYTTTGADGFVVIDISNSTIPNIVSESSAVYGYNHVAISGNYAYVEDGSHGVVIIDISNPENPTYISKLETNGSAYDVTVSGNYAYVADTSGLLIFNVSNPLISKLVESYETDDSAICVSILNEHAYVIAKTGILTRELLLFDITNPTAPVLLGSCDVAKGCSEIAVYDDYVYLDSAYSGLITVDATDPTNPFMLHKSSSLRVEDVVVSDGKLYVASPGNGLVIIDISNPKLPSIIGHYDNVTSVLGVDASGKHAYLADHYYGLITLNIEKPSESDTYTTTTPATTSSSGGGGGGGGTTGELFENIAFKDVKSEFITKDSVTNYDFDNENNEVEFIQFTASRNWGKISATVECLHDTSALVDKEPEGTVYRNLNIWVGKSGFSDSDNIKDCVIGFKVSKQWLEDNGIEESSIRLLHYSGEEWEELDTEMTDEDDEYLHFEAKTTGFSPFAIVGDSEENSLNSNSDDTKMPTESVESNNDVEEEITETESQSTPGFESVTSIAAFLLAICCMTRMRKD; encoded by the coding sequence ATGCTTGCCGGAAATGCAATGGCTGAAACTATTACCGTTGACTGGAATGGAACAGGAGATTATACCTCAATTCAGGATGCTATAAACAATTCAAATCCAGGTGATTCAATTCTGGTACTTTCTGGAAACTATAATGAGAATCTACTGATTGATAAAGCATTATCAATAGCATCTGAGCCCGGAAATCCGGAAACTGTTACCATCAGACCAATAGACAACCAAAGTTATGCAATATTTATCAATTCAGAAGATGTTGTACTGAGCGGTTTTACTGTAACTGGTGCAGACTCTTCTAAAGCAGTGTTCCTTTATGAGTCATCAGGTTGCCTGATAGAGAACAACATCGTTGAATCAAACAAATATGGTATTTACCTCAACAACTCAGATAATAATGAAGTTGTCAATAACACCCTGAGATCAAATACCCTTATCGGATTATGTCTCTTTGAAAGTAATGATAATAAAATAAAATCAACTAATTCATCTGATGATTTTATCGGATTTGATTTTGTAAAATCCTGCAACAATACTGTTATTGATAATTATTTACAAGGTGACAAAATATACGGCATATATTTCCATGAATCATCACACAACAATTCAGTAATCAATAATTCTGTCATTCACACTTATTATTATGAAATTCTGTCTTCAAGTGTTAGTGTTCAGAGAATACTAACTTCTAATTATTATAACTCCGATGAATTTGAGTTATTTACAAAAGAGATAGAAATTATCTCAAATGAAAATGATACTGAAGATAATAATAATCTTCTGTCAAGCTCCTCCTCGAGCCCCTACATTACCTCAAGTATGGCAGTAGCAAGTGGAAATGGACTGTATATGAGCCATAACAATACAGGTAACTTGATTACGGGAAACATTATCATAAACAGTTATTATTATGGAATTAACATCAATAGTGGTTCTTCTGGAAATATATTTTACAACAATTACCTTAGTAATGATGTAAACCTAGCTCTCAATTCAAATGGAACAAATATCTGGAATATCGACAAAACAGCAGGAGAAAATATAGTTGGTGGACCTTATATAGGAGGGAACTGCTGGGCCAATCCTTCTGGAACAGGTTTCAGCCAGACACATCTGGATAATGATGAAGATGGCATTTGTGATGAGAATTATACAATAAACGCGTACAATGTAGATTACCTGCCACTATATATTGATGAAAAAACAGATTGTATGGAAAGTACAATTTATTCAGGTATCGACCTTTATGATGTAATTCAAAAATACGGCATATACAGATTTGATTCAGATAAGAATACTACATTAAAATGCCTTGAATTTAATTCAAGCAATTTTGAGGGCTTCTATGAAAATGGAAACAACACCTCTACTGAAACTATAAGAATCTATGAAGATGCAGATCTGATTGATTCTACAATACCTGTAAAAGCATTGGAATACAAATCAACAATGCATCTGAAAGATTTTAATGCAACATTAGATGATTATCCTTATGATGGTTACTATGCATTGAATCTATTTGGTGAACAATACGTTTCATTGTCTGCTGATTCACCTTATATGATTACAAGATTGTTGCTAGATAACAACAATACCTATACTGTATCTACGGGAGAATCAATAGACTTAGGCGAAGGATATACATTCCGTATCATTATGTTTGATGTGACCGGTGAAAAAATCTGGGTAGAACTGGATAAGTCAAATGAATTCATTGAAAGTGGGATAATGGATTTGACTGAACCAAATGGCACTACATGGTGGTGTGGTCTTGATATTAATTATGAAGATGAAGTCGTTGTTTTTGGAGTTCATGCATTGAAGAACAACTCATCATCAATAACAATAGATGGTTTATGGTTAACAGATTGCGAACACATCCTTTTAATGGAGTGTGGAGATGAATTTGGAAACCTTGAAGTCCAGACAATTGATTCCAATTCAGTATCAATGAGAAACTATATTCCGAGGTCATTGGAAAGAGATACTACTGTTGGGATTGTAAATGATATTTCATTTGATGTTTTGAATACGAATAATTTTAGTTTTCAATTAATCAAAGGATTAGAAAATGAATTTACTACTAATTCTACTCCGATATCCTCAATATATGAGCCTCAATCTAGCCTATACTTCAAAGGAGACGTGATCGATTTTGAAGGAACTGGTTTTGATTTTGATGGAAACATAACAGCCTATGAATGGACTTCCAGCATTGATGGTCACTTGAGTGATATGAGAAGTTTCAGTACTGATAATCTTACAGTAGGCAATCATACCATTTATTTCAGTGTACAGGATGATTCAGGTAAATGGTCTGATGATAAATCAACATCATTGGTCGTAGGTAACATCAATATCAGTATAAACACGACATTTGAATCCCAGTTTGGAGGAAAGATGAGAAATGCTGATGTGTCTGGAAATTACTCCTGCGTTGCACAGGGACAGAACATAATTATAGTTGACATTAGTGATCCATCAAATCCCAGAGAAGTCTCGAGACTTCCAACTTCAACTACTGTAGAAATAGTTGAATTAGTAGGAAATTATGCTTACATTGCAGATAATGATCTGTTAATTGTAAATATAAGCAATCCTAATTCTCCAATCATAGAATCAAACTATAGCATTGAGAGTCCTATAACAGATGTTTTCATTTCAGACATCTATGCCTATGTAGCTTTTTATGATGGTCTGGAAATACTTGATATAAGTGATCCTGCATTACCAATAACAGTGGGAAATTACACTGTCCCCTCATATTCTGTATCCGTAAATGAGAATTATGCCTATGTATATAGTGGCTGGAAAGATAACTTTTCAATCATCAATATAAGCAATCCGGCATCACCTTCAATGGAAAGTTTTTGTAATTTCCCATACCATACACAGGAAATTTTTGTGTATGGAAACTATAGTTATGTAGCTGCTGGTGATGATGGCCTTATAATTGTCAACATCGGCAATCCTATGTTTCCAGAAATAATAGGCATATGCGATACAATTAATGATGCATCAGATGTATCTGTTCTCGGTAACTATGCTTATGTAGCTGATAAAAGCAATGGGCTCCTCACAATTGATGTTAGTAATCCTACAAAACCAACGCTAATCTCAAGCTATGAAAGTTTGTATAGCAGTGGTCTTCTTAGCATTGATATTTCTGGAAATTATGCATATTCGGCTGATAATAACTATGGATGTGTTGTTTTTGATATCAGCAATCCCACATCACCAGAGTTTGCAGGAAAATATGATACTGTAGTAAACCTGTGGAATGTTGTTGTTTCAGGCGATTATGCATATACTACTACAGGAGCTGATGGTTTCGTAGTAATTGACATCAGCAATTCCACAATACCAAATATAGTGAGCGAATCCAGTGCAGTTTACGGATACAATCATGTTGCAATTTCTGGAAACTATGCCTATGTAGAGGATGGTTCACATGGCGTTGTGATTATTGATATTAGCAATCCAGAAAATCCAACATATATAAGCAAGTTAGAAACAAATGGATCTGCATATGATGTTACAGTTTCTGGAAATTATGCTTATGTAGCTGATACCAGCGGTCTTTTAATATTTAATGTCAGCAATCCATTAATATCTAAACTAGTAGAAAGCTATGAAACTGATGACTCTGCAATATGTGTTTCTATTTTAAATGAACATGCTTATGTAATTGCTAAAACTGGTATTCTAACTCGTGAGCTTCTTTTATTCGATATAACGAACCCGACAGCACCAGTATTATTAGGTAGTTGCGATGTTGCAAAGGGATGTTCTGAAATTGCTGTTTATGATGATTATGTATATTTGGACAGCGCTTATAGTGGCCTTATTACCGTTGATGCCACAGACCCTACAAATCCATTCATGCTCCACAAGTCCAGTTCATTGAGGGTAGAAGATGTTGTTGTTTCTGATGGAAAGTTGTATGTTGCATCTCCGGGCAATGGTCTTGTTATTATTGATATTAGCAATCCGAAGCTGCCATCGATTATAGGACATTATGATAATGTAACATCTGTACTTGGTGTTGATGCTTCGGGGAAGCACGCTTACTTAGCCGATCATTACTATGGCCTTATTACCCTAAATATAGAAAAACCATCCGAATCTGATACATACACAACAACCACACCCGCAACAACCTCAAGCTCCGGTGGCGGTGGAGGAGGCGGTGGAACCACTGGTGAACTCTTTGAGAACATCGCATTCAAGGACGTTAAATCAGAATTCATTACCAAGGATTCAGTCACAAACTATGACTTTGACAACGAGAACAACGAAGTAGAATTCATCCAGTTCACAGCTTCACGTAACTGGGGTAAGATATCTGCAACCGTTGAGTGCCTGCATGACACATCTGCCCTTGTGGACAAGGAACCTGAAGGAACAGTGTACCGCAACCTCAACATATGGGTTGGAAAATCAGGATTTTCAGATTCAGATAATATAAAGGATTGTGTAATTGGATTTA
- the glgP gene encoding alpha-glucan family phosphorylase, with the protein MDNFIGSKKRKIAYFSMEIGLRSGMPTYSGGLGILAGDTIRASADLGLPLIAVTLLNKRGYFIQKLDAAGRQTEHPHEWDPSDYMQSLPYEVTVNIQGRDVKVKSWLYVHHSLTEETVPVLFLDTDVEGNTAEDRQITDSLYGGDRRYRLKQEIILGIGGVKMLNKVGCHIQKYHMNEGHSSLLTLELLRENEMSASKVKELCVFTTHTPIESGHDVFSHDLVRELISQNSDFDILKKYGGEHQLNMTLLGLNLSNYVNGVAKRHRQISEKMFPGYKFSSITNGVHSYTWVCSHMQELYDKYLPGWANEPELLVRVRSIPDNEIWRAHRCAKQDLLKFVNEKCGTNMDCDTLTIGFARRATEYKRPTLIFSDLKRLRKVNEAGKIQLIFSGKAHPRDVMGKVLIEKIYSYMQELKGEIEIAYLENYNMDISMKLVSGVDIWLNTPKKPLEASGTSGMKAAHNGVVNFSVLDGWWIEGCVEGVTGYSIGPKPEADKTPEQVEMMELDDLYNKLEYIMIPTYYQRKDEWMNLMNNSIEMIAYYFNSHRMMHHYVTEAYL; encoded by the coding sequence ATGGATAATTTCATTGGATCGAAAAAGCGTAAGATAGCTTATTTCTCAATGGAGATCGGACTTCGCAGCGGAATGCCCACATATAGTGGCGGTCTTGGTATTCTGGCAGGTGATACTATAAGAGCGAGTGCGGATCTTGGCCTGCCACTTATTGCTGTAACTCTGCTCAACAAAAGAGGATATTTCATTCAAAAACTGGATGCTGCTGGCAGGCAGACCGAACATCCTCACGAATGGGATCCTTCAGATTACATGCAATCTCTTCCTTACGAAGTTACTGTAAACATACAGGGAAGAGATGTAAAAGTCAAATCATGGCTTTATGTGCATCACAGCCTCACCGAAGAAACAGTTCCTGTATTATTCCTTGATACGGATGTAGAAGGAAATACTGCAGAAGACCGTCAGATAACTGATAGTCTCTATGGAGGAGACCGCAGGTATCGCCTTAAACAGGAAATAATACTGGGAATAGGCGGCGTGAAAATGCTTAATAAAGTTGGTTGCCACATCCAGAAATACCACATGAATGAAGGCCATTCCAGTTTGCTGACCCTGGAGCTTTTGAGGGAGAATGAAATGTCCGCCTCAAAGGTCAAAGAACTTTGTGTATTCACAACCCATACTCCTATCGAGAGCGGACACGATGTTTTCTCACATGATCTTGTAAGAGAGCTTATCAGCCAGAATTCCGATTTTGACATTCTTAAAAAATACGGTGGCGAACATCAGCTAAATATGACACTTCTCGGACTGAATCTATCCAATTACGTGAACGGAGTAGCTAAAAGGCACAGGCAGATATCCGAGAAAATGTTCCCGGGGTACAAGTTCAGTTCAATAACTAACGGAGTACACTCTTACACCTGGGTCTGTTCCCATATGCAAGAGCTTTATGACAAATATCTTCCCGGTTGGGCAAACGAACCTGAACTGCTTGTAAGGGTGCGAAGCATCCCGGATAATGAGATATGGAGAGCACACAGATGTGCAAAACAGGATCTTCTGAAGTTCGTTAATGAAAAATGCGGGACGAATATGGATTGTGACACGCTGACAATCGGTTTTGCCAGACGTGCAACTGAATACAAGCGACCTACACTCATATTCTCAGACCTGAAACGACTTCGCAAGGTTAACGAAGCTGGTAAGATACAATTGATATTCTCTGGAAAAGCACATCCAAGAGATGTCATGGGAAAAGTTCTCATCGAAAAGATATACAGTTACATGCAGGAGCTGAAAGGCGAGATAGAGATAGCTTATCTTGAGAACTATAATATGGACATTTCCATGAAACTTGTATCAGGTGTTGATATCTGGCTGAACACGCCCAAAAAACCGCTTGAAGCATCAGGCACCAGCGGCATGAAAGCAGCTCATAACGGTGTTGTAAATTTCAGTGTTCTTGACGGCTGGTGGATAGAAGGTTGTGTGGAAGGCGTTACAGGATACTCCATCGGCCCTAAACCTGAAGCCGATAAAACCCCGGAGCAGGTCGAGATGATGGAACTTGATGACCTCTATAACAAACTGGAGTACATCATGATACCTACATACTACCAGAGAAAAGATGAGTGGATGAACCTGATGAACAATTCAATTGAGATGATTGCCTATTATTTCAACAGCCATAGGATGATGCACCATTACGTTACCGAAGCTTATCTGTGA
- the cfbB gene encoding Ni-sirohydrochlorin a,c-diamide synthase, with translation MSDTSQVPENKKGKEIPRILLSAGSSSSGKTTITIGLLAALTEAGYKVQPYKVGLDYIDPSYYTEITGRRARNIDGFLMDEEGVRDVFIHGAEVDEDADIAIIEGVRGLYEGFDSFTDTGSTAQIAKILKCSVILIVNARSITRSAAALVNGFKDFDKDVNIVGVILNNIGGPRHTKKATEAIEHYTGIPVIGVIHRNNSMKISMRHLGLVPAIEERRRADNYDERIEFIKNTIKDGIQIDRLLEMAHSAPVLERPSKTVFTPRNIEGERPVIGVALDEAFNFYYHDNLELLEMAGADIKYFSPIHDSKLPDVDGLYLGGGYPELFAAELEENVSMRENILDASRSGIPIYAECGGLMYLTEKLSTGVKGKGAHHMAEMPESTHEMVGALPGHTLMGHKRVVSYNIGELAMDSVIGKTGNSFRGHEFHHSEVTEIPKDAKFAIKLSRGTGIIDGWDGLTVDNTLGCYAHLVASSYREFAGSFVDFVMQNKI, from the coding sequence ATGTCTGACACCTCTCAGGTTCCGGAAAATAAGAAGGGCAAGGAAATCCCAAGGATACTCCTGTCAGCAGGAAGTTCATCTTCCGGCAAGACAACTATAACCATCGGCCTGCTTGCGGCTCTTACAGAAGCCGGGTACAAGGTCCAGCCTTACAAAGTTGGACTTGATTACATCGATCCAAGTTATTATACTGAGATCACAGGCCGTCGGGCTCGTAATATTGATGGTTTCCTGATGGATGAGGAGGGTGTAAGGGATGTTTTTATCCACGGTGCAGAGGTTGACGAGGATGCTGACATCGCAATCATTGAGGGTGTCCGTGGCCTGTATGAAGGCTTTGACAGCTTCACCGACACCGGCAGCACTGCCCAGATAGCCAAGATACTGAAATGTTCTGTGATTCTGATAGTTAATGCAAGGAGCATCACACGCTCTGCTGCTGCTCTTGTAAATGGTTTCAAGGACTTTGACAAGGATGTGAACATTGTTGGCGTTATTCTCAACAATATTGGCGGTCCAAGGCATACCAAAAAGGCCACAGAAGCTATCGAGCATTACACAGGTATTCCGGTTATCGGTGTAATACACCGCAATAACTCAATGAAAATCTCCATGAGGCATCTTGGCCTTGTTCCTGCAATTGAGGAGCGCCGCCGTGCCGATAATTACGATGAGAGGATAGAGTTCATCAAGAATACCATCAAGGACGGTATTCAGATCGACCGCCTGCTTGAAATGGCACATTCAGCGCCGGTTCTTGAGCGTCCTTCAAAGACTGTTTTCACTCCACGCAATATTGAAGGTGAACGTCCGGTTATTGGCGTTGCCCTTGATGAGGCTTTTAATTTCTATTATCACGATAACCTTGAACTGCTTGAGATGGCAGGAGCCGATATTAAATACTTCAGCCCGATCCACGACAGCAAACTGCCGGACGTTGACGGACTCTACCTCGGTGGCGGCTATCCCGAACTTTTCGCTGCAGAACTTGAGGAGAACGTATCCATGCGCGAGAATATCCTTGATGCATCACGCTCTGGTATCCCAATCTATGCAGAATGCGGCGGCCTGATGTACCTGACAGAGAAACTCAGTACAGGTGTGAAAGGCAAAGGTGCTCATCACATGGCAGAGATGCCGGAATCCACACATGAAATGGTTGGAGCACTTCCCGGACATACCCTTATGGGTCACAAGCGTGTGGTCAGTTACAACATTGGCGAACTTGCAATGGATTCTGTAATTGGCAAAACAGGAAACTCATTCCGTGGTCATGAGTTCCACCACTCTGAAGTAACAGAGATTCCAAAGGATGCAAAATTTGCTATCAAACTCTCCCGCGGCACCGGCATAATCGATGGCTGGGACGGGCTTACTGTCGATAACACACTCGGTTGCTACGCGCACCTGGTTGCAAGCTCTTACAGGGAGTTTGCAGGTAGTTTTGTTGATTTTGTGATGCAGAACAAGATTTGA
- the cfbC gene encoding Ni-sirohydrochlorin a,c-diamide reductive cyclase ATP-dependent reductase subunit: MMEQKRIAIYGKGGIGKSSTASNVAAACADEGFKVMIIGCDPKSDSSITLLGGKRIPTILDLLRQKIDVKEEDIVHEGYKGVKCVEVGGPEPGIGCAGRGIIVAIQKLRQMCKSIDDMDLIIYDVPGDIVCGGFVAPIRKGLVNEAYILTSGEYMPLYAANNICKGLAKIDTPLSGIICNSRSVTREEEIVRKFSEEIGSKLMAFIPKEQIVQDCERDGFSVLEKAPDSPVAGVYRELAHAIMSNDSSVLPSSLEDERLRELTR, from the coding sequence CTGATGGAACAGAAAAGGATAGCCATCTACGGTAAAGGCGGAATTGGAAAATCCAGCACAGCTTCCAATGTTGCAGCAGCATGTGCCGATGAGGGTTTTAAAGTTATGATAATCGGATGCGATCCGAAGAGCGATTCATCCATTACACTGCTTGGCGGTAAGAGAATTCCAACAATCCTTGACCTTCTCAGGCAGAAGATCGATGTAAAGGAAGAGGACATCGTCCACGAAGGTTACAAGGGTGTAAAATGTGTGGAAGTCGGCGGCCCAGAACCCGGAATAGGTTGTGCAGGACGCGGAATTATCGTTGCTATACAGAAACTCAGGCAGATGTGCAAGTCTATTGATGATATGGACCTTATCATCTACGATGTTCCGGGAGATATCGTGTGTGGCGGTTTTGTAGCACCGATACGCAAGGGACTTGTTAACGAAGCCTACATTCTCACATCAGGCGAATACATGCCGCTTTACGCAGCAAATAATATCTGCAAGGGACTTGCCAAGATCGATACTCCGCTTTCCGGCATAATCTGTAACTCAAGAAGCGTTACAAGGGAAGAGGAAATCGTGAGAAAGTTCTCCGAGGAGATAGGCAGCAAGCTTATGGCTTTCATTCCTAAGGAACAGATCGTCCAGGACTGCGAGAGAGATGGATTCTCAGTACTTGAAAAAGCTCCTGATTCACCGGTTGCAGGCGTATATCGCGAGCTTGCACACGCTATAATGTCCAACGACAGTTCTGTGTTGCCTTCATCACTTGAAGATGAAAGACTTCGTGAACTTACACGTTAA
- the cfbD gene encoding Ni-sirohydrochlorin a,c-diamide reductive cyclase catalytic subunit gives MAENDISIIHPRPSSIVAALYTLRDLNVDVAILHGPPGCSFKHARLLEEDGIHVVTTALDENGFVFGGRDELSSLLVKVNKMFNPKLIGVVGTCVSMIIGEELSEPVKDANLDVPVIGVEVHAGYPNNTKGVLIALESACEAGVITEEELERQRVLLKEATNVEKRHGAASKEYLVPSRGDLKYKVAEKVINYLKEGKKCLTIMNAKKETGYMFADITVAINEVAAQLGFEDNVINMANIDDTLGLPRVRQHATYIMNDFIEKGIEIHEIIGGMDEYPIAGEKVSNLIAEKYSDFDFVVITGVPHAIPMDNLQNMDVISVTNGPRQVFPLKDMGHSNVIVEIDLHPKTLGVSNIVESEFGATMREVLKDMQNAEEA, from the coding sequence ATGGCTGAAAACGATATTTCTATAATACACCCGCGGCCCAGTTCCATCGTGGCTGCTTTATACACACTGCGTGACCTGAATGTTGATGTTGCAATACTTCACGGTCCGCCAGGATGCTCATTCAAGCATGCAAGACTTCTTGAGGAAGACGGCATACATGTTGTGACAACAGCCCTTGACGAGAACGGTTTTGTTTTCGGAGGACGGGACGAGCTTTCATCCCTGCTTGTTAAAGTCAACAAGATGTTCAATCCAAAACTCATAGGCGTTGTTGGAACCTGTGTCAGTATGATCATTGGCGAGGAACTAAGCGAGCCTGTGAAGGATGCAAACCTTGACGTGCCGGTCATAGGTGTTGAAGTTCACGCAGGATACCCTAACAATACCAAAGGTGTCCTTATTGCACTCGAATCTGCATGTGAGGCAGGCGTAATTACTGAGGAGGAACTTGAGAGACAAAGAGTCCTGCTCAAGGAAGCAACCAATGTAGAGAAGCGCCATGGAGCAGCAAGTAAGGAATATCTTGTTCCATCACGTGGTGACCTGAAATATAAGGTTGCTGAAAAGGTCATCAATTACCTGAAAGAAGGCAAGAAATGCCTGACCATCATGAACGCCAAGAAGGAAACAGGTTACATGTTTGCAGACATAACAGTTGCAATCAATGAAGTGGCCGCTCAGCTTGGTTTTGAAGATAATGTCATCAACATGGCAAATATCGATGATACGCTTGGCCTTCCACGTGTACGTCAGCATGCAACATACATCATGAACGATTTTATAGAAAAAGGAATTGAGATCCATGAAATAATCGGCGGTATGGACGAATACCCAATTGCCGGTGAAAAAGTGAGCAATCTCATAGCTGAAAAGTACAGTGACTTTGATTTTGTTGTGATTACCGGCGTACCTCATGCCATACCAATGGACAACCTTCAGAACATGGATGTTATTTCCGTAACAAACGGTCCAAGACAGGTGTTCCCGCTCAAGGATATGGGACACTCAAATGTTATAGTCGAGATAGACCTGCATCCAAAGACACTTGGTGTCAGCAATATCGTAGAATCCGAATTCGGTGCAACAATGCGTGAGGTCTTAAAAGATATGCAAAACGCGGAGGAAGCCTGA